One part of the Candidatus Borreliella tachyglossi genome encodes these proteins:
- a CDS encoding BMP family lipoprotein, with protein MLKKIVLLFLCLGCSSPQNEVSLSSTISVIVDGVFDDRGFNESSSKALKQLEREFGVNIIEKESKASDYLGDIGTLEDGGSSLIWGLGFKFTDVFLQKARENSDVNYAIIEGSYAEDSELPKNLVNVNFRSEEGAFLAGYIAAKTSKTGKIGFLGGIEGVVINSFRYGYEAGAKYANRDIKLNSQYVGTFTDLSLGRSIARKMYTDGVDIIFAAAGLSGLGAIEVAKELGGGHYVIGVDQDQSYLAPENVLVSYVKRVDIVIFDLTRSYLDHGKWHGGDSLEFGLKDGALDLIFNKLINLDLTESYDGLLEARNKIINHEIKVPKDEVSYNAFISKLIK; from the coding sequence ATGTTAAAAAAAATTGTATTACTTTTTTTATGCTTGGGTTGCTCAAGTCCACAAAATGAAGTTTCACTATCTAGTACTATTTCTGTCATAGTTGATGGGGTTTTTGATGATAGAGGTTTCAATGAGAGTTCTTCAAAGGCATTAAAACAACTTGAAAGAGAGTTTGGAGTTAATATAATTGAGAAAGAATCTAAGGCTTCTGATTATTTGGGTGATATTGGTACATTGGAAGATGGAGGGTCTAGCCTGATTTGGGGACTTGGTTTTAAGTTTACGGATGTATTTCTACAAAAAGCAAGAGAAAATTCTGATGTTAATTATGCCATCATTGAGGGTTCTTACGCGGAAGATAGTGAGTTGCCTAAAAATTTAGTGAATGTGAATTTTAGATCTGAGGAGGGGGCATTTTTAGCTGGGTATATTGCGGCTAAGACTTCTAAGACAGGTAAGATTGGGTTTTTAGGTGGGATAGAGGGCGTAGTAATTAATTCGTTTAGGTATGGGTATGAAGCAGGTGCTAAATATGCGAATAGGGATATTAAGTTAAATTCCCAATATGTTGGAACATTTACTGATCTTTCACTTGGACGCTCAATAGCGAGGAAGATGTATACAGATGGAGTAGATATTATATTTGCAGCAGCAGGGTTATCAGGACTTGGAGCTATTGAGGTTGCAAAAGAGCTAGGTGGAGGTCATTATGTTATAGGAGTTGATCAAGATCAGTCATATCTTGCGCCTGAGAATGTACTTGTATCATATGTCAAAAGGGTTGATATAGTGATATTTGATTTGACAAGATCTTACTTAGACCATGGCAAATGGCATGGTGGGGATAGTTTAGAGTTTGGCCTTAAAGATGGTGCCCTTGATTTAATCTTTAATAAGTTGATAAATTTGGATTTAACAGAGAGCTATGATGGTCTATTAGAAGCTAGGAATAAAATAATCAATCATGAGATTAAGGTTCCAAAAGATGAAGTATCTTATAATGCTTTTATTTCGAAACTTATTAAATAA
- the rpsL gene encoding 30S ribosomal protein S12 codes for MPTINQLIRKPRKGQKGKTASPALQNCPQRRGICTRVMTVTPKKPNSALRKVARVRLSNGFEVTAYIPGIGHNLQEHSVVLIRGGRVKDLPGVRYHIIRGAKDTLGVNNRKKGRSKYGTKRPKA; via the coding sequence ATGCCTACAATCAATCAACTAATTAGGAAACCAAGAAAGGGTCAGAAGGGAAAGACAGCATCTCCTGCGCTTCAAAATTGTCCTCAGAGAAGAGGGATTTGTACTCGTGTGATGACAGTTACACCCAAGAAACCCAATTCAGCTTTAAGAAAGGTGGCTCGTGTTAGGCTTTCTAATGGGTTTGAGGTAACTGCTTATATTCCAGGAATTGGCCATAATTTGCAAGAGCATTCAGTTGTTCTTATTAGAGGCGGGCGAGTTAAAGATTTGCCAGGCGTTAGGTATCATATTATTCGGGGAGCTAAGGATACGCTTGGTGTTAATAATCGTAAGAAAGGGCGCTCTAAGTATGGAACGAAAAGGCCTAAGGCTTAA
- a CDS encoding BMP family ABC transporter substrate-binding protein: MSQYAIRDKRFDGGRIIEQGIKEGAIDIIKDPDVIGDKLVDDLIKIQGKIIDGELIVPSTKYELDLFKSKV, from the coding sequence ATTTCTCAGTATGCCATCAGAGATAAAAGATTTGATGGTGGTAGGATTATTGAACAAGGAATAAAGGAGGGTGCTATTGATATTATTAAAGACCCAGATGTGATTGGTGATAAGTTAGTTGACGATCTTATAAAGATTCAGGGCAAGATAATTGACGGTGAACTTATAGTTCCTTCTACTAAATATGAACTTGATTTATTTAAGTCAAAGGTATAG
- the rpsG gene encoding 30S ribosomal protein S7, with translation MSRKSRKIKKKLFTDAKYGSRIVAKFVNRMMYDGKKSISEAIIYNSIDILAERLEETDRVAAFSKALDNIKPLVEVRSRRVGGATYQVPVEVREERREALAMKWIISAARKSSGRSMQEKLANELVNSYNSAGVAFKKKEDTHRMAEANRAFTHYRW, from the coding sequence ATGTCAAGAAAAAGTAGAAAAATTAAGAAAAAACTCTTTACAGATGCTAAATATGGCTCTAGGATTGTTGCTAAATTTGTTAATAGAATGATGTATGATGGGAAAAAATCAATAAGTGAAGCTATAATTTACAATTCAATTGATATCCTTGCGGAAAGGCTTGAGGAGACTGACAGAGTGGCTGCTTTTAGTAAGGCCTTGGATAATATTAAACCTTTGGTAGAAGTTAGAAGCAGAAGAGTTGGCGGTGCTACTTATCAGGTACCAGTTGAAGTTAGAGAGGAGAGGCGTGAGGCTTTGGCGATGAAGTGGATTATTTCAGCTGCTCGAAAGTCGAGTGGAAGGTCTATGCAAGAAAAGTTGGCAAATGAACTTGTTAATTCTTATAATTCGGCAGGGGTTGCTTTTAAAAAGAAAGAAGATACTCATAGGATGGCGGAAGCAAATAGAGCTTTTACACATTATAGATGGTAA